The following are encoded in a window of Flavobacteriales bacterium genomic DNA:
- a CDS encoding YdcF family protein — protein sequence MFSSKIKRGLRLVIGLLLIGALLFFARYSILGAVGDWLIKEDPIGDNPVTLFVLGGNSHARGKAGYELYGNGVVDRLVCTGKNIPTVLEALGIKKTEAQISRTRMVKLGVPNSKITIINEGTSTKEESEIILEYCKKNGLTEAAIVSSKFHTRRVWNTFKPDFEAEKIKLYVWGCGNDFYDENEWWVSERAMIMVNNEYIKHLYYALKY from the coding sequence TTGTTTAGTTCAAAAATAAAGCGAGGGCTTCGATTAGTAATAGGATTATTGCTAATTGGAGCTCTTTTGTTTTTCGCTCGGTATTCAATTTTAGGTGCGGTTGGAGATTGGTTAATAAAGGAAGACCCAATTGGCGATAACCCTGTAACTCTTTTCGTATTAGGAGGAAATAGCCATGCGCGTGGTAAAGCAGGTTATGAGCTCTATGGCAATGGGGTAGTGGATCGTCTGGTTTGTACCGGAAAGAATATTCCAACTGTTTTAGAAGCCCTTGGGATAAAGAAGACGGAAGCCCAGATTTCTAGAACTCGAATGGTTAAGTTGGGTGTGCCAAATTCTAAGATTACAATAATAAATGAAGGAACGAGTACAAAAGAAGAATCTGAAATTATATTGGAGTACTGTAAGAAGAATGGATTAACAGAAGCTGCAATTGTAAGCTCAAAGTTTCACACAAGACGAGTTTGGAATACGTTTAAGCCGGATTTTGAGGCCGAAAAAATAAAGCTATATGTCTGGGGCTGTGGTAATGACTTCTATGATGAGAACGAATGGTGGGTGAGCGAAAGAGCTATGATAATGGTTAATAACGAGTACATTAAACACCTTTATTACGCTTTGAAATATTAA
- a CDS encoding trypsin-like peptidase domain-containing protein → MNLFIKPFILLIAITLIVVSINISLQAQISSGGTPHAFSTGKIVGSVHFEILPPQDNQALYINSRTKQPGNKVGPFIFGEKTEVDFSLSNSDNWEVLRNGDYLWTLGIESPNAYSLNLVFDNFYLPEGAELFIYNKAKTQFLGAFTSRNNKESGSFATDLLEGDAIIIEYYEPESVHGDGTFTITNVTHGFVDLKSISKAFGGSQNCEINVSCPEGDGWESEISSVALIMVGSQGFCTGTLLNNELEDGTPYLLTAEHCIAGHEPLEDWIFRFNFDSPECITQNITTTQSLAGAQLRASNIETDFILLELDDTPPESYNVAYSGWSRDDVTGNTTCIHHPNADVKKISKDFDIPTQTEQLNVDNNEMLDVWRVVWEEGTTEGGSSGSPLFNSNHQVVGQLFGGAASCSNMLGSDFYGRFGVSWNNGTSDATILQPWLAPNNANLTEISTYDPTVAAIELDASLFDLLDNNQDIICKDSVQFHITLKNNGTINLNSLDIYYQLNEEDIDTLQWEGDLSASSLEQIEFPYLIAGDNPTFTVYSSNPNGQTDLNTSNDTITNSFVVADSVGYVILSLQTDNYGEETSWQIVNKEGNVVYSESDLASNKLHVSTLCLGEDCYQFEIFDSEEDGICCDFGTGSFNLVANNGDVLITNNTFIEASQSAYFCMPMYGDETTVGVSTVVEKDQLIISVNEDEQIQRIELFNLTGQQLYYSSYAIGEQRVIIPMVSYNNKVLLARVTTNREMTTQKILILY, encoded by the coding sequence TTGAATTTATTCATTAAACCCTTTATTCTTTTAATTGCAATTACATTAATTGTTGTTTCGATAAACATAAGCTTACAGGCCCAAATATCTAGCGGTGGTACTCCCCATGCCTTTTCCACAGGAAAAATAGTTGGTTCTGTTCATTTTGAAATACTTCCTCCTCAAGACAATCAAGCCCTATATATTAACAGCAGAACCAAACAACCTGGGAATAAAGTTGGTCCTTTCATCTTTGGAGAAAAAACGGAAGTTGATTTTAGTCTTTCCAACAGTGATAATTGGGAGGTCTTGAGAAACGGTGATTATCTATGGACGTTAGGCATTGAATCTCCAAATGCTTATTCCCTCAACTTGGTCTTCGACAACTTCTATTTACCCGAAGGCGCAGAGCTTTTTATTTACAATAAAGCGAAGACGCAATTCCTCGGAGCATTTACTAGCCGAAACAATAAAGAATCTGGCAGTTTCGCTACCGATTTATTAGAAGGTGATGCCATTATTATTGAATACTATGAACCTGAGAGCGTTCATGGCGACGGAACCTTTACCATAACAAACGTTACGCATGGTTTCGTTGATCTTAAATCTATCTCAAAAGCGTTTGGCGGATCTCAGAACTGCGAGATAAACGTTTCTTGCCCCGAAGGGGATGGATGGGAATCTGAAATTTCTTCAGTTGCATTAATTATGGTAGGCAGCCAGGGATTTTGTACGGGAACCCTTCTAAATAATGAATTAGAAGATGGCACCCCTTACCTCCTAACAGCAGAACATTGTATTGCTGGGCACGAACCGTTAGAAGACTGGATATTCCGATTCAATTTCGATAGTCCAGAGTGCATAACACAAAACATAACAACTACACAATCGCTTGCTGGAGCACAACTTAGAGCTTCTAATATTGAGACAGATTTTATTCTTTTGGAATTAGATGACACTCCTCCCGAAAGTTATAACGTAGCATATTCCGGATGGTCGAGAGACGACGTTACTGGCAACACCACGTGCATACATCATCCTAACGCCGACGTTAAAAAAATAAGTAAAGACTTCGATATTCCAACACAAACGGAACAACTCAACGTTGACAATAACGAAATGCTAGATGTATGGAGAGTTGTTTGGGAAGAAGGAACTACTGAAGGTGGCTCATCGGGATCCCCTCTCTTCAATTCAAATCACCAAGTTGTTGGTCAGCTATTCGGTGGTGCTGCGTCCTGCTCAAACATGCTTGGCTCCGACTTTTATGGAAGGTTTGGCGTTTCCTGGAATAACGGAACTAGTGATGCAACGATATTACAGCCATGGTTAGCTCCTAATAATGCAAACCTTACCGAGATTAGCACATACGACCCAACAGTAGCTGCTATTGAACTAGATGCTTCTCTATTCGACTTACTAGATAATAACCAAGACATCATTTGTAAGGATTCGGTGCAGTTTCATATTACGTTAAAAAACAACGGCACAATTAATCTCAATTCCTTAGACATCTATTATCAATTAAACGAAGAAGATATAGATACTCTACAATGGGAAGGCGACCTCAGTGCATCCAGCCTAGAACAAATTGAATTCCCATATCTAATTGCAGGTGACAATCCAACGTTTACAGTCTATTCTAGCAATCCAAACGGACAAACCGATTTAAATACTAGTAACGATACGATAACAAACTCTTTTGTTGTAGCCGACAGCGTTGGGTATGTAATATTATCTCTTCAGACCGACAATTACGGAGAAGAAACCAGCTGGCAGATAGTAAACAAAGAAGGCAATGTAGTGTACTCCGAATCTGATTTAGCTAGCAACAAACTACATGTATCCACATTATGCTTAGGCGAAGACTGTTACCAATTCGAAATTTTTGATTCGGAAGAAGATGGTATATGCTGTGATTTTGGTACAGGTTCGTTTAACCTTGTTGCGAACAATGGAGACGTACTTATTACCAATAACACATTTATCGAAGCAAGCCAGAGCGCGTACTTTTGCATGCCGATGTATGGCGATGAGACCACTGTCGGGGTGTCTACTGTAGTAGAAAAAGATCAACTAATAATTTCCGTAAATGAAGATGAACAAATACAAAGAATTGAGCTCTTCAACTTAACGGGGCAGCAACTATACTATTCCTCTTATGCAATAGGAGAACAACGTGTTATCATACCAATGGTATCTTACAACAACAAAGTTCTTCTTGCTCGTGTTACAACGAACCGAGAGATGACTACCCAGAAAATTCTAATATTATACTAA